Proteins encoded in a region of the Triticum dicoccoides isolate Atlit2015 ecotype Zavitan chromosome 3A, WEW_v2.0, whole genome shotgun sequence genome:
- the LOC119267490 gene encoding uncharacterized protein LOC119267490: MEAHMAAARPPTHHHSHGHQQQQQQQKAANLARTFTKLLRRKRSDSAAAARAGAGPKEADAPASVAGDDYDSSLDATTPTTATAPAMPSLSKLKLSGNLAAAYSLDAFFRNAAEKKAAGAQQPSPPAAAPDAAADSLLANLFAGVSAVKAAYAQLQLAQFPYDAEAIQSADAAVVAELTRLSDTKRRFLKDPAGAARDAAAAGNTALSAHAEEQRHLLKTYQITARKLEAELRTKDAELDRAKGSLDAELRAERAMEVRLHPGRTLASLDELHVSGLNPTHFLTALRHAVKSIRSFSKSMLSSMQAAGWDLTAAAAAVHPGVPLRRAGDAKFVFESYVAMKMFANFHRRDFNFSFLDEREFYERRRFFEEFTELKAAPASVFLDVRNGRWSGFGKFLRAKYLSLVHARMETAFFGRQEQRGIVSAGPGFPESSWFAEFAEMARRVWLLHCLFYAFDGGEEEDGASIFQVRTGARFAEVYMESVNEGRTEDAFCTAAEDRTVGFTVVPGFRVGRTVIQCRVYLARPGRRP; this comes from the coding sequence ATGGAGGCGCATATGGCGGCAGCCCGCCCGCCGACGCACCACCACAGCCACggccaccagcagcagcagcagcagcagaaggcgGCCAACCTGGCGCGCACCTTCACCAAGCTGCTCCGCCGGAAGCGCTCCGACTCCGCCGCGGCGGCGAGGGCCGGGGCCGGGCCCAAGGAGGCGGATGCGCCGGCCTCCGTCGCCGGGGACGACTACGACAGCTCCCTGGACGCCACCACCCCCACCACTGCGACGGCGCCCGCCATGCCGTCGCTCAGCAAGCTCAAGCTCTCCGGGAACCTCGCCGCGGCCTACTCCCTCGACGCCTTCTTCAGGAACGCCGCAGAGAAGAAGGCCGCCGGGGCGCAGCAgccgtcgccgccggccgccgcgccggatGCGGCCGCGGACTCCCTCCTCGCCAATCTGTTCGCCGGCGTCTCGGCCGTCAAGGCGGCCTATGCGCAGCTGCAGCTCGCGCAGTTCCCCTATGATGCGGAGGCCATTCAGTCCGCGGACGCCGCCGTCGTCGCGGAGCTCACCAGGCTGTCCGACACCAAGCGCAGGTTCCTCAAGGACCCCGCCGGCGCGGCCAGGGACGCCGCGGCGGCGGGCAACACCGCCCTCTCCGCGCATGCCGAGGAGCAGCGGCATCTGCTCAAGACGTACCAGATCACGGCGCGCAAGCTGGAGGCGGAGCTCCGGACGAAGGATGCGGAGCTCGACCGCGCCAAGGGCTCCCTCGATGCGGAGCTCCGGGCGGAGCGCGCCATGGAGGTGCGCCTGCATCCGGGCCGCACCCTCGCGtcgctggacgagctccacgtctccGGCCTCAACCCCACCCACTTCCTCACCGCCCTGCGGCACGCCGTGAAGTCGATCCgctccttctccaagtcaatgctcAGCTCGATGCAGGCGGCCGGGTGGGATCTGACCGCGGCGGCCGCCGCCGTCCACCCAGGCGTGCCGTTGCGACGGGCCGGGGACGCCAAGTTCGTCTTCGAATCCTACGTCGCCATGAAGATGTTCGCCAATTTCCACCGGAGGGACTTCAATTTCAGCTTCCTGGACGAGCGGGAGTTCTACGAGCGCCGCCGCTTCTTCGAGGAGTTCACGGAGCTCAAGGCGGCGCCGGCCAGCGTCTTCCTCGACGTGCGGAACGGCCGGTGGAGCGGGTTCGGCAAGTTCCTGCGCGCCAAGTACCTGTCGCTGGTGCACGCGAGGATGGAGACGGCCTTCTTCGGGCGGCAGGAGCAGCGCGGCATCGTGAGCGCCGGGCCCGGGTTCCCGGAGAGCTCGTGGTTcgccgagttcgcggagatggcgcGCCGCGTGTGGCTGCTGCATTGCCTCTTCTACGCGTtcgacggcggcgaggaggaggacggcgcGTCCATCTTCCAGGTCCGGACGGGCGCGCGGTTCGCGGAGGTGTACATGGAGAGCGTCAACGAGGGGCGCACGGAGGACGCGTTCTGCACCGCCGCCGAGGACCGCACCGTCGGCTTCACCGTGGTACCGGGGTTTAGAGTCGGCCGGACGGTGATCCAATGCCGCGTGTACCTGGCGCGGCCGGGCCGGCGGCCGTGA